Proteins encoded together in one Solanum lycopersicum chromosome 7, SLM_r2.1 window:
- the LOC101266136 gene encoding protein PELPK1, producing MAHYYNPSFFFLLFVTSFLTSDYVIRSDARHLLEITLPKLPKPELPHLPEIPTLPKPEFPEIPKPELPTLPKPELPKIPKPEFPTLPKPELPALPKLEIPVIPKPELPIFPKLDIPQVPKKP from the coding sequence ATGGCTCATTACTACAAcccatcttttttcttcttattattcgTCACTTCGTTTTTAACAAGTGATTATGTAATTCGATCAGACGCTCGTCATCTTCTTGAAATAACTCTGCCTAAGCTTCCTAAGCCCGAATTGCCACATTTACCTGAAATTCCAACTTTGCCTAAGCCCGAGTTCCCTGAAATTCCAAAACCCGAGCTACCAACTCTACCAAAGCCCGAATTGCCAAAAATACCAAAGCCTGAGTTCCCAACATTGCCAAAGCCTGAACTTCCAGCATTGCCAAAACTCGAGATACCTGTTATTCCTAAGCCTGAATTACCAATTTTTCCAAAGCTAGATATCCCTCAAGTACCTAAAAAGCCTTGA